A single window of uncultured Methanospirillum sp. DNA harbors:
- a CDS encoding PKD domain-containing protein, whose protein sequence is MKVFTGLIAFFALLMLCGPALAAEFEPVAVFSIEAAVAQVPGVEEQLTFDSIFDWQPRLDERYLTWVCYTAGEGKVWYYDTQGGKRETVSNIACDQNNPDISDGKIVWDDTRNGNSDIFSYDISSGKEDAVFVSTSNKFRPAISNGLVAFEDYNGHDNRDIGFIKAGSTGKPVYIDQNQMDKANPDVDGDWIVYQQLDDGKEDWNIYAYNIKTEQLVQVTRDPATQQKPRISGDLVVWEDNRNGKWDIFMYNLKKDLTTAITYDDVDDREPSVSGSNVVWSRTDQDGTSHIYMVNLQIPATYIVSPGPGNQIKPDIYIDKVAWQDDRLGNWDVFLYTLKPNTPFRAYEFYGPVTINYLPAPVGTEILAKVNGKTKSSITVANEGYYGGQGSYSGKLSVNIEQIDIGKEISFWADGVQGTPTIPITGGGTTQELPLNFANAKPESDLCFYGSVSVDGQPAEKGTTIVTKIDDVIRGEVTTTQYGQYGGSGGQDPTLKIPITQNDLGKHVTFWQGDYKASETFQITSGGSFKQDLSFTKANPLSPYEFYGYVQLDGKSAPAGTPLEARIDAVPVTSYVTRYSGSYGGPGETPEDARLIVPIKEADVGKTISFWSGTQRASETQVIARSGDRIVRKDLDFSSSPSGIVADFSANPTSGGVPLTVKFTDLSAGNPTMWVWDFGDGPIPMSAGDENVSCASGNCNTIASPTHTYRQPGTYTVTLTASNRQSSDTKVKTGYITVSSTPVPTFKADFVANPTSGTSPLTVQFTDLTTGNPTMWNWDFGDGPIPMSAGDENVSCASGTCNSIANPKHTYTHDGVYTVTLRASNQYGNSDTQVKQGYITVSSTPVPTFKADFTAAPTSGAAPLTVQFKDLTTGNPTMWNWDFGDGPIPMSAGDENVSCASGNCNSIANPKHTYTHDGVYTVTLRASNQYGNSDTQVKQGYITVSSTPVPAFNADFTAAPTSGTAPLTVQFTDKSAGNPTMWVWNFGDGPIPMDANVSCASGNCNSIANPKHTYVKNGVYTVTLTASNQQNSDTEAKINYINVQNIPTSDSIPIAAGWNFISVPKKLVAGKDTAAIFGHIEVDGHSIFQYDSVRGQWLTLNQSNQIKPLEAVWLYSKKADSVPLSFDSDPLQIPQTRELKRGWNAIGFTGFEPLEAKFTLLSVQDKWVNCLGFDRVLQKYNEMIIKGRNDDTRLNPYNGYWLFMSEDGVLAAISA, encoded by the coding sequence ATGAAAGTTTTCACAGGTCTTATTGCATTTTTTGCTCTGCTGATGCTCTGTGGACCGGCTCTTGCAGCAGAGTTTGAGCCGGTTGCAGTCTTCAGCATTGAGGCGGCGGTCGCCCAGGTACCGGGAGTTGAAGAACAACTCACGTTTGACTCGATATTTGACTGGCAGCCAAGGCTGGACGAGCGGTATCTCACATGGGTCTGTTACACTGCTGGTGAGGGGAAGGTCTGGTATTATGATACCCAGGGAGGCAAGCGTGAGACGGTATCAAACATTGCCTGCGACCAGAACAACCCGGATATCTCGGACGGAAAGATCGTCTGGGACGATACCCGTAATGGCAACTCTGACATCTTCTCCTACGACATTTCTTCAGGAAAAGAAGATGCAGTATTTGTTTCAACAAGCAACAAATTCCGTCCCGCCATCTCGAACGGGCTTGTTGCATTTGAAGACTACAACGGCCATGACAACAGGGATATCGGATTCATAAAAGCCGGATCAACCGGAAAACCGGTGTACATCGATCAGAACCAGATGGACAAGGCAAACCCTGATGTAGACGGGGACTGGATCGTCTACCAGCAGCTCGATGATGGAAAGGAAGACTGGAATATCTACGCCTATAACATCAAGACAGAACAGCTTGTCCAGGTAACAAGGGATCCTGCAACCCAGCAGAAACCCCGGATTTCCGGGGATCTCGTTGTCTGGGAAGACAACAGGAACGGGAAGTGGGATATCTTCATGTACAACCTGAAGAAGGATCTCACAACCGCTATCACCTACGACGATGTAGATGACCGCGAGCCTTCAGTATCAGGCAGCAACGTGGTCTGGTCACGGACTGATCAGGACGGAACCAGCCATATCTACATGGTCAATCTTCAGATACCGGCCACCTACATTGTAAGCCCGGGTCCGGGGAACCAGATCAAGCCAGATATCTACATCGACAAAGTTGCCTGGCAGGATGACAGACTTGGAAACTGGGATGTCTTCCTGTACACCCTGAAACCGAACACCCCGTTTAGAGCATACGAGTTTTATGGGCCGGTAACTATCAACTACCTCCCGGCTCCTGTTGGAACAGAGATCCTGGCAAAAGTGAATGGAAAGACGAAGAGTTCCATCACGGTAGCAAATGAAGGATACTACGGCGGTCAGGGGAGTTACAGCGGTAAACTCTCGGTAAATATTGAGCAGATTGACATCGGCAAGGAGATCTCGTTCTGGGCAGACGGAGTCCAGGGTACTCCAACCATTCCGATCACCGGAGGCGGCACAACACAGGAACTGCCTCTCAACTTCGCAAACGCAAAGCCTGAATCAGATCTCTGTTTCTATGGCTCTGTATCTGTAGACGGACAACCGGCAGAGAAAGGTACAACGATCGTCACCAAGATAGACGATGTCATCAGAGGAGAGGTTACTACAACCCAGTACGGCCAGTATGGCGGATCTGGCGGTCAGGATCCTACACTGAAGATCCCGATCACCCAGAATGATCTCGGAAAACATGTGACCTTCTGGCAGGGTGACTACAAGGCTTCAGAGACATTCCAGATCACAAGCGGTGGCAGTTTCAAACAGGACCTGAGTTTCACCAAGGCAAATCCACTCTCACCATACGAGTTTTACGGGTATGTCCAGCTTGACGGGAAGTCAGCCCCGGCAGGAACGCCCCTTGAGGCCAGAATCGATGCTGTGCCGGTGACTTCCTATGTTACCCGTTACTCCGGTTCATACGGAGGACCAGGCGAGACACCAGAGGATGCCAGGCTCATCGTTCCAATTAAAGAGGCAGATGTCGGAAAGACGATCTCATTCTGGAGCGGAACCCAGCGGGCATCTGAAACACAGGTGATCGCACGATCAGGAGACCGGATTGTAAGGAAAGATCTCGACTTCTCCTCCTCACCGTCAGGAATTGTTGCAGACTTCTCTGCAAATCCGACCTCAGGCGGAGTACCACTGACGGTAAAGTTCACTGACCTCTCTGCCGGAAACCCGACAATGTGGGTCTGGGACTTCGGGGACGGACCAATCCCGATGAGTGCTGGAGATGAGAATGTATCGTGTGCAAGCGGGAACTGCAACACTATTGCAAGTCCGACCCACACATATCGCCAGCCAGGGACATACACAGTCACTCTCACTGCAAGCAACAGACAGAGCTCTGATACCAAGGTAAAGACCGGGTATATCACAGTCAGCAGTACTCCAGTCCCAACCTTCAAGGCAGACTTTGTGGCCAACCCGACCTCCGGAACTTCTCCACTGACTGTGCAGTTCACGGACCTGACAACCGGAAACCCGACCATGTGGAACTGGGACTTCGGGGACGGACCAATCCCGATGAGTGCTGGAGATGAAAATGTTTCATGTGCCAGCGGAACCTGCAACAGCATCGCAAACCCGAAGCACACGTACACTCATGACGGAGTGTACACTGTTACTCTCAGAGCATCGAACCAGTACGGAAACTCTGATACACAGGTCAAACAGGGATACATCACCGTCAGTAGTACACCGGTCCCAACCTTCAAGGCAGACTTCACAGCAGCTCCGACCTCCGGAGCAGCACCGCTGACAGTCCAGTTCAAAGACCTGACAACCGGAAACCCGACCATGTGGAACTGGGACTTCGGGGACGGACCAATCCCGATGAGTGCTGGAGATGAAAATGTATCGTGTGCCAGTGGGAACTGCAACAGCATCGCAAACCCGAAGCACACGTACACTCATGACGGAGTGTACACTGTTACTCTCAGAGCATCGAACCAGTACGGTAACTCTGACACACAGGTCAAACAGGGATACATCACCGTCAGTAGTACACCGGTCCCGGCGTTCAATGCTGACTTTACCGCTGCCCCGACTTCTGGAACAGCACCGCTGACAGTCCAGTTCACCGACAAATCAGCCGGGAACCCAACCATGTGGGTATGGAACTTCGGGGATGGGCCGATCCCGATGGATGCAAATGTTTCATGTGCAAGCGGGAACTGCAACAGCATTGCAAACCCGAAGCATACCTACGTCAAGAACGGAGTCTACACGGTAACGCTGACCGCAAGCAACCAGCAGAACTCGGACACTGAGGCGAAGATAAACTACATCAACGTCCAGAATATTCCGACCTCTGACTCGATCCCAATCGCTGCAGGCTGGAACTTCATATCAGTGCCAAAGAAACTTGTTGCTGGAAAGGATACTGCAGCAATATTCGGGCATATCGAAGTTGACGGACACAGCATATTCCAGTATGATTCTGTTCGTGGACAGTGGCTGACCCTGAACCAGTCGAACCAGATCAAACCCCTCGAAGCAGTATGGCTCTACTCAAAGAAAGCGGACTCAGTACCGCTCTCATTTGACTCGGATCCGCTCCAGATTCCACAGACCCGTGAACTGAAGAGAGGATGGAATGCTATCGGGTTCACCGGATTTGAACCGCTGGAGGCAAAGTTCACCCTTCTTTCAGTCCAGGACAAGTGGGTAAACTGCCTCGGCTTTGACCGGGTTCTCCAGAAGTACAACGAGATGATCATCAAGGGACGTAATGACGACACCAGACTCAACCCATACAACGGGTACTGGCTGTTCATGTCAGAAGATGGCGTCCTTGCTGCCATCTCAGCATAA
- a CDS encoding PKD domain-containing protein — translation MRLLQNITLLLVAVTLLLASPCIGGVLAESGSAATPDSCGPMNGGPCIIADFIGSPTTGDAPLRVQFLDASSGRPSMWAWDFGDGGTVSAVADPVHTYTKPGKYTVKLAASSLTNGTSTKVREAYIIVRDPTPISADFIGHPTNGFAPLDVQFSDCTIGNPDIWKWDFGDGSTSTIQNPNHTYQRPGKYTVTLNASTALGGTSTKVKEDYIIVDGKCSITADFSFDPQSGIAPLTVQFTDLSTGDPTMWAWDFGDGSTDMVASPSHTYEKPGTYTVRLAASSQSCGEGSKEKTITVSPCNIKADFVGSPNSGTAPLTVQFTDKSTGNPTMWHWDFGDGPIPMNADVSCSGGGCDNIANPTHTYLEPGTYTVTLTASSQYGCSDTITKQMYVVVEPACSIKADFIANPTNGSAPLTVQFTDKSTGNPTMWHWDFGDGPIPMDADVSCSGGGCDNIANPTHTYREPGTYTVTLTASNQQGCTDTISKSQFVVVVPACNIKADFIANPTNGAAPLTVQFTDKSTGNPTMWHWDFGDGPIPMDDVSCSGGGCGNIANPTHTYREPGTYTVTLTASNQQGCTDTISKSQFVVVVPACNIKADFIADPTNGAAPLTVQFTDKSTGNPTMWHWDFGDGPIPMDDVSCSGGGCGNIANPTHTYREPGTYTVTLTASNQQGCTDTISKSQFVVVVPACSIKADFIADPTNGSAPLTVQFTDKSTGNPTMWHWDFGDGPIPMDDVSCSGGGCGNIANPTHTYREPGTYTVTLTASNQQGCTDTISKSQFVVVVPACSIKADFIANPTSGSAPLTVQFTDKSTGNPTMWHWDFGDGPIPMDDVSCSGGGCGNIANPTHTYREPGTYTVTLTASNQQGCTDTISKSQFVVVVPACSIKADFIADPTSGAAPLTVQFTDKSTGNPTMWHWDFGDGPIPMDDVSCSGGSCGNIANPIHTYREPGTYTVTLTASNQQGCTDTISKSQFVVVVPACKIDANFSAAPTSGEAPLKVQFTDLSAGNPTMWKWNFGDKPGPIPMEADVSCSGGGCDNIANPIHTYLDPGTYTVTLTASNQQGCSDTETKTAFITVGKKPTDVVPLYPGWNFVSVPKKLAPGSDTASIFSHVDVKGHSVFQYDSMSHAWNIVNPGTIIRPLDAFWIYSGGIDKIPLEYDPNPVQTPPTKQLKKGWNGVGFTGVTPIEAKYTFLSVQNSWVNCVGFDGSSQRYNAMIIKGSNDNTMLGPYNGYWLYMSADGILAANAA, via the coding sequence ATGAGATTACTCCAAAATATTACACTCCTTCTGGTTGCGGTCACGCTTCTGCTGGCCTCACCATGCATAGGGGGGGTGCTGGCTGAAAGCGGGAGTGCAGCGACTCCTGACTCGTGCGGACCGATGAATGGCGGTCCCTGTATTATTGCAGATTTTATTGGCAGTCCAACAACCGGGGACGCGCCACTGAGAGTTCAGTTCCTTGATGCTTCCAGTGGAAGGCCCTCAATGTGGGCATGGGACTTCGGAGACGGGGGGACCGTCTCTGCAGTTGCAGATCCGGTTCATACTTACACAAAGCCTGGAAAGTACACAGTTAAACTGGCAGCATCCAGTCTGACCAATGGAACCAGTACCAAGGTTCGTGAGGCGTACATTATAGTCCGTGATCCGACACCGATCTCTGCTGACTTCATCGGACACCCGACCAACGGATTTGCACCTCTTGATGTTCAATTCTCAGACTGTACGATCGGGAATCCTGACATCTGGAAATGGGACTTTGGGGATGGATCAACAAGCACGATCCAGAATCCGAACCACACCTATCAGAGGCCTGGAAAATACACAGTAACGCTCAATGCAAGCACTGCCCTTGGAGGAACCAGTACCAAGGTCAAAGAAGATTACATCATTGTTGATGGGAAATGCTCTATCACTGCAGACTTTTCCTTTGATCCACAGTCAGGGATTGCTCCATTGACCGTGCAGTTCACGGATTTATCGACCGGTGATCCAACGATGTGGGCATGGGACTTCGGGGACGGATCAACCGATATGGTTGCAAGCCCAAGCCACACCTATGAGAAGCCCGGAACATACACGGTACGGCTTGCAGCATCAAGCCAGAGTTGTGGTGAAGGATCAAAAGAGAAGACCATCACCGTCAGCCCGTGTAACATCAAGGCAGACTTTGTCGGATCTCCAAACAGCGGTACTGCTCCGCTGACTGTCCAGTTCACTGACAAGTCAACCGGAAACCCCACTATGTGGCACTGGGACTTCGGGGACGGACCAATCCCGATGAATGCTGATGTGTCATGTTCAGGTGGAGGATGTGACAACATAGCAAACCCGACACACACATACCTCGAACCCGGAACATACACGGTCACCCTGACTGCAAGCAGCCAGTACGGATGCTCTGACACGATTACCAAGCAGATGTATGTGGTTGTCGAGCCGGCATGCAGCATCAAGGCAGACTTCATTGCAAACCCAACAAACGGATCTGCTCCGCTCACGGTCCAGTTCACTGACAAATCGACAGGGAATCCGACTATGTGGCATTGGGACTTTGGAGACGGACCGATCCCGATGGATGCCGATGTATCATGCTCGGGTGGAGGATGTGACAACATAGCAAATCCGACTCACACATACCGCGAGCCGGGAACATACACTGTTACACTCACGGCAAGCAACCAGCAGGGATGCACAGACACTATCTCAAAGAGCCAGTTTGTTGTCGTAGTTCCGGCTTGTAACATCAAAGCAGACTTCATTGCAAACCCGACAAACGGGGCGGCACCGCTCACGGTCCAGTTCACAGACAAGTCCACCGGGAACCCGACTATGTGGCACTGGGACTTCGGGGACGGACCAATCCCAATGGATGATGTATCATGTTCGGGTGGAGGATGCGGGAACATTGCAAACCCGACTCACACATACCGCGAGCCGGGAACATACACCGTTACCCTGACCGCAAGCAATCAGCAGGGATGCACAGACACAATATCTAAATCCCAGTTTGTCGTCGTAGTCCCGGCATGCAACATCAAGGCGGACTTCATAGCAGACCCCACCAACGGGGCGGCACCACTTACGGTCCAGTTCACTGACAAGTCAACCGGGAACCCAACTATGTGGCACTGGGACTTCGGGGACGGACCGATCCCAATGGATGACGTATCATGCTCGGGTGGGGGATGTGGAAACATCGCTAACCCGACTCACACATACCGCGAGCCAGGAACTTACACAGTTACTCTCACTGCAAGCAATCAGCAGGGATGCACAGACACTATCTCAAAGAGTCAGTTCGTTGTAGTTGTCCCGGCATGTAGTATCAAGGCAGACTTCATAGCAGACCCCACAAACGGATCAGCACCGCTCACGGTCCAGTTTACTGACAAGTCCACCGGGAACCCGACTATGTGGCACTGGGACTTCGGGGACGGACCAATCCCGATGGATGATGTGTCATGCTCAGGGGGAGGATGCGGGAACATTGCAAACCCGACTCACACATACCGCGAGCCAGGAACATACACAGTTACCCTTACTGCAAGCAACCAGCAGGGATGCACAGACACAATATCTAAATCCCAGTTTGTCGTCGTAGTCCCGGCATGCAGTATCAAGGCGGACTTCATTGCAAACCCGACCAGTGGATCCGCACCGCTCACGGTCCAGTTCACTGACAAGTCCACCGGGAACCCGACTATGTGGCACTGGGACTTCGGGGACGGACCAATCCCGATGGATGATGTGTCATGCTCAGGGGGAGGATGTGGAAACATTGCGAACCCGACTCACACATACCGCGAACCCGGAACTTACACAGTTACTCTCACTGCAAGCAATCAGCAGGGATGCACGGATACTATCTCAAAGAGTCAGTTCGTTGTAGTTGTCCCGGCATGCAGCATCAAGGCAGACTTCATAGCAGACCCGACCAGCGGGGCTGCACCGCTCACGGTCCAGTTTACTGACAAGTCCACCGGGAACCCGACTATGTGGCACTGGGACTTCGGGGACGGACCAATCCCGATGGATGACGTGTCATGCTCAGGTGGAAGTTGTGGTAACATCGCGAACCCAATCCACACATACCGTGAGCCAGGAACATACACCGTTACCCTAACCGCAAGCAACCAGCAGGGATGCACAGACACAATCTCAAAGAGCCAGTTTGTTGTCGTAGTTCCGGCATGCAAAATAGATGCCAACTTCAGTGCTGCCCCAACATCTGGTGAAGCACCACTAAAGGTTCAGTTTACTGATCTCTCGGCTGGAAACCCAACCATGTGGAAATGGAATTTTGGGGATAAACCCGGCCCAATCCCAATGGAAGCCGATGTGTCATGTTCAGGCGGGGGATGCGATAACATCGCAAACCCGATCCACACGTACCTTGATCCGGGAACATACACAGTTACTCTCACTGCAAGCAACCAGCAGGGTTGCTCTGACACCGAGACCAAGACAGCATTCATCACGGTTGGAAAAAAACCAACCGATGTAGTACCTCTCTATCCTGGCTGGAACTTCGTCTCTGTCCCGAAGAAACTTGCACCAGGATCTGATACAGCAAGCATCTTCAGCCATGTGGATGTCAAGGGACACAGTGTGTTCCAGTACGACTCAATGAGTCATGCCTGGAACATAGTCAACCCAGGAACCATCATCAGGCCGCTCGATGCATTCTGGATCTACTCTGGCGGTATCGACAAGATCCCACTGGAGTACGATCCCAACCCGGTTCAGACCCCGCCGACTAAACAGCTGAAGAAAGGCTGGAACGGAGTAGGGTTTACCGGAGTGACCCCGATTGAGGCCAAGTACACCTTCCTCTCGGTTCAGAACAGCTGGGTCAACTGCGTAGGATTTGACGGATCTTCCCAGCGGTATAACGCGATGATCATCAAGGGAAGCAATGACAATACCATGCTCGGACCTTACAACGGATACTGGTTGTACATGTCTGCAGATGGAATTCTTGCAGCAAACGCTGCATAA
- a CDS encoding HD domain-containing protein, which translates to MHGYIQVEPELLPLVDSPEVQRLRYIRQLGFSFLVYPGAHHTRFEHSLGAMHLASLMSGQIGLRREDHLLVTAAALLHDIGHGPFSHAIEGIASEALGRSHTDIRDLITKSRLADELERIDLDPLEVCLMIEGTHQLASIIHGDLDVDRMDYLLRDAHYTGVPYGTVDAGRLIRATRLFEGEIVLHESGVQAAESLLIARTLMRPAVYYHHVSRIAEKIFSTAVYEQSRADPAGIMEQMIRMDDAACIQTLLNSDRSDVRHLAEDLYYRRLFKRSLYLGKDEVSSSMRPSEDSHARERDLAVRIAELAGVVPREVLVDIPAFPRDMFMKVQVQDRDSLLPLEDVSPLVTTLNETRQTQWRVGVYAPEHAVSEVRKAARELLHVRPPTRQDRLL; encoded by the coding sequence GTGCATGGGTATATCCAGGTTGAGCCTGAGCTGCTGCCCCTCGTCGACTCCCCGGAAGTTCAGCGACTCAGGTACATCCGCCAGCTTGGGTTCTCGTTTCTGGTTTATCCGGGTGCTCATCATACCAGGTTTGAGCATTCACTCGGGGCGATGCATCTTGCATCCCTGATGTCAGGGCAGATAGGCCTCCGGAGAGAGGACCATCTGCTGGTCACAGCAGCCGCTCTTCTTCATGATATCGGGCATGGTCCGTTCTCCCATGCAATCGAAGGTATCGCATCAGAAGCCCTCGGTAGATCACACACTGATATCAGGGATCTGATCACAAAGAGCCGGCTTGCAGATGAACTCGAACGGATCGATCTCGATCCCCTGGAGGTCTGCCTGATGATAGAGGGAACCCATCAGTTGGCCAGCATCATCCATGGCGATCTGGATGTTGACCGGATGGATTACCTGCTCCGTGATGCACATTACACCGGGGTTCCCTATGGGACCGTGGATGCAGGACGCCTGATCAGGGCGACCCGCCTCTTTGAAGGAGAGATAGTCCTTCATGAGAGTGGGGTGCAGGCAGCAGAATCGCTCCTTATCGCCAGGACCCTGATGAGGCCAGCGGTGTATTACCATCATGTGAGCAGAATTGCAGAGAAGATCTTTTCAACAGCCGTGTACGAACAGAGCAGGGCCGATCCCGCCGGGATCATGGAGCAGATGATCCGGATGGATGATGCAGCCTGTATACAGACTCTGCTGAATTCTGATCGTTCTGATGTCAGACATCTGGCAGAAGATCTCTACTACCGGCGTCTCTTCAAACGGTCCCTGTACCTCGGTAAAGATGAGGTCTCTTCTTCCATGCGACCATCTGAAGACTCACATGCACGGGAGAGGGACCTTGCAGTCAGAATCGCTGAACTTGCAGGAGTCGTGCCCCGCGAAGTTCTGGTTGATATTCCTGCATTTCCCCGTGATATGTTCATGAAGGTTCAGGTACAGGATCGGGACAGTCTTCTTCCCCTCGAAGATGTCTCGCCTCTGGTAACAACCCTGAACGAGACCCGCCAAACACAGTGGCGGGTAGGGGTGTATGCTCCTGAACATGCGGTTAGTGAGGTCAGAAAGGCTGCACGGGAATTGCTGCATGTCAGGCCGCCGACAAGACAGGATCGGCTTCTCTGA